A genomic region of Methanothermobacter thermautotrophicus str. Delta H contains the following coding sequences:
- a CDS encoding cation:proton antiporter: MEYVAFSVAVIILLGLLFNRVFTRARLPGILGMLILGILIGPHGLNLISKSIMDISPDLRVIALIIILLRAGFGINLESLRKVGMTAVKMSFIPDVFEGLAVMVASHYILGLPIIEAGILGFVIAAVSPAVIVPQMLSFIERRMGTAKGIPTIILTGASVDDVVSITLFSVFLGIYQGQQVNLLVEAIGVPLSILTGITGGLALGLALVYLFRRFEIRNTEKTLIILGAAILLKNMGDLISTYLPIAALVGVMVVGLVILERMPETGLKLSEKFNKVWIFAEILLFVLVGAQVDVRLIFHVGLLGLAVITAGLMVRSIGVLLSLKGTDLNLKEKVFCISAYIPKATVQAAIGAIPLAAGVAAGETILAMAVLAILFTAPLGSLAVKWTGERFLEVERGN, translated from the coding sequence TTGGAGTACGTTGCATTTAGCGTAGCTGTTATCATACTACTTGGTCTTCTATTCAACAGGGTTTTCACCAGGGCAAGGCTCCCGGGAATCCTGGGGATGCTGATACTGGGTATCCTTATAGGCCCCCATGGATTGAACCTCATATCAAAGAGCATAATGGATATATCCCCCGACCTCAGGGTTATAGCCCTCATAATAATCCTTCTGAGGGCAGGGTTTGGTATAAACCTCGAGAGCCTCAGGAAGGTGGGAATGACTGCAGTCAAGATGAGCTTCATCCCGGACGTCTTTGAGGGCCTTGCGGTGATGGTGGCCTCACACTACATACTTGGACTTCCCATCATTGAGGCGGGTATACTGGGCTTTGTTATAGCCGCAGTCTCACCGGCAGTCATAGTTCCCCAGATGCTCTCATTCATTGAGAGGAGGATGGGAACAGCCAAGGGCATACCCACGATTATACTGACGGGGGCATCAGTTGATGATGTTGTTTCAATAACGCTGTTCTCTGTATTCCTCGGCATATATCAGGGACAGCAGGTTAATCTCCTTGTCGAGGCCATTGGAGTTCCACTATCAATCCTGACGGGGATAACTGGAGGCCTTGCACTTGGTCTTGCCCTGGTATATCTCTTCAGGAGGTTTGAGATAAGGAACACCGAGAAAACCCTCATAATCCTAGGTGCAGCCATCCTCCTCAAGAACATGGGGGACCTTATTAGCACCTATCTCCCGATAGCCGCCCTTGTGGGTGTCATGGTGGTGGGACTTGTCATCCTGGAGAGGATGCCCGAGACTGGACTCAAATTATCTGAGAAGTTCAACAAGGTCTGGATATTCGCGGAGATACTACTCTTCGTCCTTGTAGGTGCACAGGTGGATGTGAGGCTCATATTCCATGTCGGCCTTCTGGGACTTGCAGTGATCACCGCTGGACTGATGGTGAGGAGTATCGGTGTCCTGCTCTCCCTCAAGGGAACGGATCTTAACCTTAAGGAGAAGGTGTTCTGCATATCGGCGTACATACCAAAGGCCACAGTCCAGGCAGCTATAGGAGCAATACCCCTTGCTGCTGGAGTGGCTGCCGGTGAAACAATACTCGCAATGGCTGTACTTGCCATCCTCTTCACAGCACCCCTCGGATCCCTGGCTGTGAAATGGACAGGTGAGAGGTTCCTGGAGGTTGAAAGGGGGAATTAA
- a CDS encoding DUF2121 family protein, which yields MSLIITYISSKGCVIAGDKRRIAYFGDKSSREVLEEELYTGKIKSDEELQRRASELGVNIKVTDDTCKVRSLGDVVVGEISQKTPFETRRRRIYATTGAYQIIELTGSRITSMEKGDTAIIVFGNKIAKEITNRFLKKRWKTKTSLKDVADLFRELMDHVSSQTPSVGSEYDLFIKSPSLDKKSAHRLLSDTIVRDVRLLQKWRAKLKQEMLDRREEIKLASRILTEGEVGRVMRQDGSHVEVKLAGDVEAYDTRWKKVAGPGDMVLMRISDGGTLSPGEKIAVRDENLCVEGRDIKVDCDVIICRREE from the coding sequence ATGAGTCTCATCATAACCTACATAAGTAGCAAGGGATGCGTCATAGCTGGAGATAAACGGAGAATAGCCTATTTTGGTGATAAATCAAGTAGAGAGGTACTTGAGGAGGAGCTGTACACAGGCAAGATAAAAAGTGATGAGGAACTCCAGAGGAGGGCGTCGGAGCTTGGCGTAAATATAAAGGTCACAGATGACACATGCAAGGTCAGAAGCCTTGGCGACGTTGTTGTGGGTGAAATAAGCCAGAAAACACCCTTTGAGACAAGAAGAAGAAGGATATACGCAACAACAGGGGCCTATCAGATAATTGAACTCACAGGTTCAAGGATAACCAGCATGGAAAAGGGTGATACTGCAATAATAGTCTTCGGAAATAAGATAGCCAAGGAGATTACAAACAGGTTCCTTAAAAAGAGGTGGAAGACAAAGACAAGCCTTAAGGATGTTGCTGACCTCTTCAGGGAACTCATGGACCATGTATCCTCACAGACACCATCTGTTGGTAGTGAATATGATCTGTTCATAAAGAGCCCCTCACTGGATAAGAAGAGCGCCCACAGGCTTCTGAGTGATACAATCGTGAGGGACGTCCGCCTCCTACAGAAATGGAGGGCCAAACTCAAACAGGAGATGCTAGACCGACGGGAGGAGATAAAACTGGCCTCAAGGATCCTCACAGAGGGTGAGGTCGGCAGGGTTATGAGGCAGGATGGGAGCCACGTGGAGGTTAAACTTGCCGGTGACGTTGAGGCCTATGACACTCGCTGGAAGAAGGTTGCAGGTCCAGGGGACATGGTACTCATGAGGATATCAGATGGCGGCACCCTTTCACCCGGCGAGAAAATAGCTGTAAGGGATGAGAACCTCTGCGTGGAGGGGAGAGATATAAAGGTCGACTGTGACGTCATAATCTGTCGCAGGGAGGAATAA
- a CDS encoding thioredoxin domain-containing protein, giving the protein MKDEYTNSLIKEKSPYLLQHAHNPVNWYPWGDDAFRKALAERKPIFLSIGYSTCHWCHVMARESFENPEIADILNRDFVSVKVDREERPDIDAIYMRVCQMMTGAGGWPLTIIMTPEGEPFFAGTYFPPEDRGGVPGLKTILERVVMLWKKDADGIAETARKVVEALKEKPASYQIKPETVDMAYEYLRRNFDRKNGGFGSQQKFPTPHNIHFLLTYHLRRGEGEALEMVRLTLERMRYGGIYDQLGYGFHRYAVEPTWTIPHFEKMLYDQALAMTAYLEAFQVTGDELHQRTALEISEYVLRDLKSRRVDSTRPWMLKAVVLRVVTTSGGHQRYRRPSVMMQTL; this is encoded by the coding sequence ATGAAAGATGAGTACACCAATTCTCTCATAAAGGAGAAGAGTCCCTATTTACTGCAGCATGCACACAACCCTGTGAACTGGTATCCATGGGGTGATGATGCCTTCAGAAAGGCCCTGGCAGAGAGGAAACCCATATTTTTATCGATAGGATACTCCACCTGTCACTGGTGCCATGTGATGGCAAGGGAGTCCTTTGAGAACCCTGAAATCGCAGATATACTCAATCGAGACTTTGTTTCTGTTAAGGTGGACCGGGAGGAGCGCCCGGATATTGATGCCATATACATGAGGGTCTGCCAGATGATGACAGGTGCCGGGGGATGGCCCCTGACGATCATCATGACACCCGAGGGTGAACCCTTCTTTGCAGGGACCTACTTCCCTCCAGAGGATAGGGGTGGAGTCCCGGGCCTTAAGACGATCCTTGAGAGGGTTGTGATGCTCTGGAAGAAGGACGCCGACGGGATAGCTGAGACCGCGAGGAAGGTCGTGGAGGCCCTGAAGGAAAAGCCCGCTTCATACCAGATTAAACCTGAAACCGTGGATATGGCCTACGAGTACCTCAGGAGGAATTTTGACAGGAAAAATGGTGGTTTCGGGTCTCAGCAGAAATTCCCAACTCCCCACAACATCCACTTCCTCCTCACCTACCACCTCCGGAGGGGTGAGGGGGAGGCCCTTGAGATGGTCAGACTCACCCTGGAGAGGATGAGGTACGGTGGAATATATGACCAGCTGGGTTACGGTTTCCACAGATACGCTGTTGAACCAACATGGACGATACCCCACTTTGAGAAGATGCTCTATGACCAGGCCCTCGCAATGACAGCCTACCTTGAGGCCTTCCAGGTGACGGGTGATGAGCTCCACCAGAGGACCGCCCTTGAGATTTCAGAGTATGTCCTCAGGGACCTCAAGTCCCGGAGGGTGGATTCTACTCGGCCGTGGATGCTGAAAGCGGTGGTGTTGAGGGTGGTTACTACCTCTGGAGGGCATCAGAGATACAGGAGGCCCTCGGTGATGATGCAGACCTTGTAA
- a CDS encoding VOC family protein, whose protein sequence is MKIKYATIIVDEMEESVKFYRDVMGFTVDSHYDLGASGEITILRGEGEAMVELIKNPTDKPGFFSIGMEVDDLEATLNDLRSRGARVLMEPTPITVGLLAFIEDPNGVRIALIEHR, encoded by the coding sequence GTGAAGATTAAGTATGCCACCATAATAGTTGATGAGATGGAGGAGTCTGTTAAATTCTACAGGGATGTGATGGGGTTCACTGTAGACAGCCATTACGATCTTGGAGCCAGCGGAGAGATAACAATCCTGAGGGGTGAAGGAGAAGCCATGGTGGAGCTGATCAAAAACCCCACCGATAAACCCGGATTCTTTTCAATAGGAATGGAGGTCGATGACCTCGAAGCCACCCTGAATGATCTGAGATCGCGTGGAGCAAGGGTCCTTATGGAACCGACACCAATAACGGTGGGGCTCCTGGCATTCATTGAGGACCCGAATGGAGTCCGTATAGCCCTGATTGAGCACCGTTAA
- a CDS encoding thioredoxin domain-containing protein — translation MDAESGGVEGGYYLWRASEIQEALGDDADLVMRYFNVLEDGNFRGEVRGANILHVDSPERVAEEFNLTLDELNERIEEARRVLLERRLEREAPSVDDKVLTDWNGLMIGALARCSRVLDHDESLRAAEGCLEFIEGRLMSDGRLLHRYRDGEAAINGKLDDYAFLIWGLLEMYDATLREGYIRKALELTEILRDNFRDSDGGFYLTDDPDVIVRPKESMDGAIPSGNSVQMQNLLRLGGLLEDEGLIDEARGILKAFSRRVESSPGAHTFLLSSAEWAVYGGRSLVVVCSGEPEIPAVLRKTLIPDFTLTVMGGSGDWSFAPAHLNEKVALGDGCTYYLCDGSKCHPPAEDPERVIEYLGVK, via the coding sequence GTGGATGCTGAAAGCGGTGGTGTTGAGGGTGGTTACTACCTCTGGAGGGCATCAGAGATACAGGAGGCCCTCGGTGATGATGCAGACCTTGTAATGCGCTACTTCAATGTTCTTGAGGATGGTAACTTCAGGGGCGAGGTGAGGGGTGCGAACATACTCCATGTGGATTCCCCTGAGAGGGTGGCAGAGGAGTTCAATCTGACCCTCGATGAACTTAATGAGAGGATAGAGGAGGCAAGGAGGGTCCTTCTTGAAAGAAGACTTGAACGTGAGGCCCCTTCTGTGGATGATAAGGTGCTCACAGACTGGAATGGCCTGATGATCGGTGCCCTTGCACGCTGCAGCAGGGTTCTTGACCATGATGAATCCCTCAGGGCAGCTGAAGGGTGCCTTGAATTCATTGAGGGCAGGTTAATGTCCGATGGAAGGCTACTTCACAGGTACAGGGATGGCGAGGCAGCCATAAACGGGAAACTGGATGACTACGCATTCCTGATATGGGGTCTCCTTGAAATGTATGATGCGACCCTCCGGGAGGGGTACATCAGAAAGGCCCTTGAACTCACAGAGATCCTCAGGGATAACTTCAGGGACTCTGATGGTGGTTTTTATCTCACAGATGATCCGGATGTTATTGTGAGGCCAAAGGAATCAATGGATGGGGCGATTCCATCAGGTAACTCTGTTCAGATGCAGAACCTTCTGAGGCTCGGTGGTCTCCTCGAGGATGAAGGACTGATAGATGAGGCCAGGGGGATACTGAAAGCCTTCTCCAGGAGGGTTGAATCGTCTCCAGGGGCTCACACCTTCCTCCTGTCCTCTGCAGAGTGGGCAGTTTATGGTGGGAGGTCCCTGGTGGTTGTCTGCAGTGGAGAACCAGAAATACCTGCAGTTCTCAGGAAAACCCTGATCCCGGATTTCACCCTCACAGTTATGGGGGGATCAGGTGACTGGTCCTTTGCCCCGGCACACCTCAATGAGAAGGTGGCCCTGGGTGATGGGTGCACCTACTACCTCTGTGATGGCAGCAAATGCCACCCGCCAGCAGAGGACCCTGAAAGGGTCATCGAGTACCTGGGGGTGAAATAG
- the rbr gene encoding rubrerythrin has product MKRTLENLTKAFIGESQARNRYTFYAKIAKKEGFEQISEIFLTTADNEREHAKWLFRLINDLKKEVGEDLSSIVVDAEAPLTLGTTDENLIAAIEGEHYENSEMYPEFADVAEEEGYPEIAKRLRAIAEAEKHHEERYRKLLKLVETGKVYRKDEPVTWVCRKCGYVHEGTEPPEKCPSCDHPSRYFQVKCEDY; this is encoded by the coding sequence ATGAAAAGAACCCTTGAAAACCTTACAAAGGCCTTTATTGGTGAGAGCCAGGCAAGGAACAGGTACACCTTCTATGCCAAAATCGCCAAGAAGGAAGGATTTGAGCAGATATCCGAGATATTCCTGACCACGGCGGATAATGAGAGGGAGCATGCCAAGTGGCTCTTCCGCCTGATAAATGACCTCAAAAAGGAGGTCGGTGAGGACCTCAGCTCAATCGTGGTAGATGCGGAGGCTCCCCTCACACTTGGAACCACAGATGAGAACCTCATAGCAGCCATTGAGGGTGAGCACTATGAGAACAGCGAGATGTACCCTGAATTTGCTGATGTGGCAGAGGAGGAGGGATACCCTGAAATTGCAAAGAGGCTCAGAGCAATAGCCGAGGCAGAGAAACACCACGAGGAACGCTACAGAAAGCTCCTCAAGCTGGTTGAGACAGGTAAGGTTTACAGGAAGGATGAACCCGTGACCTGGGTCTGCAGAAAATGCGGCTACGTCCATGAGGGAACAGAACCACCTGAGAAGTGTCCATCATGTGACCATCCGTCCAGATACTTCCAGGTGAAATGTGAGGACTACTGA
- a CDS encoding heavy metal translocating P-type ATPase — translation MGRQKDHEKGPGEIMESHGHHEKKGKMMDSHGHHEEDYRRRFIICLLMTIPVILLGELPTGNVLFSFEGSEFLVLILSSAIFLYGGYPFLRGSLRELSSRTPGMMTLIAVAITVAYTYSLGVILGLEGMVFFVELVTLIDVMLLGHWIEMRSIMSASGAVERLAGLLPRRAHLVVDGKVEDVDVSTLKPGDIVVVRSGERVPSDGTVIRGESHVNESLLTGESRPIKKVPGDGVIGGSINTGGSLTVEVERVGEESFISQIIELVGRAQEGRTRTQVLADKAAFWLTSIALLGGLLTFIAWSWLGMDVFFSLERAVTLMVTACPHALGLAIPLVIAVSTAISAGRGILIRNRESFENARDPDVVVFDKTGTLTMGELGITDVISFDPEMDEGEILSYAAAVESGSSHPIARGIVEAVAEVLPVENFNSLEGRGVMGHVNGSVVKVLSYGYTEELGFSISDPRVDELIGQAKTTVFVIVDDELRGCIALADMIRPEAREAVGILRSRGVRCLMLTGDSSAVAGWVASEVGIDDYMAELIPIEKYDEIRKLQEEGLRVVMVGDGVNDAPALVQADIGVAIGAGTDVAIESADVVLVRSNPLDVVDLMDLAAATYSKMKENLIWATGYNVIALPLAAGVLYGQGIILSPAMGAILMSLSTVIVALNARTFSFSGQSGR, via the coding sequence ATGGGCAGACAGAAAGACCATGAGAAAGGTCCCGGTGAAATTATGGAGAGCCACGGGCACCATGAGAAGAAGGGTAAGATGATGGACAGCCACGGGCACCACGAGGAGGACTACAGGAGGAGGTTCATCATATGCCTCCTCATGACCATACCCGTGATCCTTTTAGGGGAGCTTCCAACTGGCAACGTCCTGTTCAGTTTTGAGGGCAGCGAATTTCTGGTGCTCATTCTATCATCAGCAATATTCCTGTATGGGGGATACCCCTTCCTCAGGGGGTCCCTGCGTGAGCTATCATCACGCACCCCCGGTATGATGACACTCATTGCAGTTGCAATAACAGTGGCATACACCTACAGCCTCGGGGTGATTCTGGGCCTCGAGGGAATGGTATTCTTTGTTGAACTCGTCACACTGATAGATGTTATGCTCCTGGGTCACTGGATCGAGATGAGATCCATAATGAGTGCATCAGGGGCTGTTGAGAGGCTTGCAGGACTGCTGCCCAGGAGGGCCCACCTGGTGGTTGACGGCAAGGTTGAGGACGTTGATGTGAGCACCCTCAAACCAGGTGACATTGTGGTTGTGAGGTCCGGTGAGAGGGTACCCTCAGATGGGACCGTCATCAGGGGGGAGTCCCATGTCAATGAATCACTGCTGACAGGGGAATCAAGGCCCATAAAGAAGGTGCCGGGGGATGGTGTCATCGGGGGCTCCATAAACACTGGGGGGTCCCTCACGGTGGAGGTTGAACGTGTGGGTGAGGAGTCCTTCATCTCCCAGATCATTGAACTCGTGGGCAGAGCCCAGGAGGGCAGGACAAGGACACAGGTCCTTGCGGACAAAGCCGCCTTCTGGTTAACCTCCATCGCCCTCCTCGGTGGGCTTCTAACCTTCATCGCCTGGTCCTGGCTGGGGATGGACGTATTCTTCTCCCTTGAAAGGGCCGTCACCCTCATGGTCACCGCTTGCCCCCATGCACTGGGACTTGCAATACCCCTCGTTATAGCCGTCTCAACAGCCATCTCCGCAGGGAGGGGTATACTCATAAGGAACCGTGAATCCTTTGAGAATGCCCGGGACCCTGATGTGGTTGTATTTGACAAGACAGGGACACTCACCATGGGTGAGCTTGGAATAACCGATGTTATATCCTTTGACCCTGAAATGGATGAGGGAGAAATATTATCCTACGCCGCGGCCGTTGAATCAGGATCAAGCCACCCCATAGCAAGGGGGATAGTTGAAGCCGTTGCTGAGGTCCTTCCGGTGGAGAACTTCAACTCACTTGAGGGCAGGGGTGTGATGGGGCATGTTAACGGCTCAGTGGTGAAGGTGCTCAGTTACGGCTACACAGAGGAGCTTGGTTTCAGCATCAGTGACCCCCGGGTTGATGAACTGATAGGTCAGGCCAAGACCACCGTATTTGTGATTGTGGATGATGAACTAAGGGGCTGCATCGCCCTTGCAGACATGATAAGGCCCGAGGCCCGGGAGGCTGTGGGGATCCTCAGATCAAGGGGTGTCAGGTGCCTCATGTTAACAGGTGACAGCAGTGCAGTGGCTGGGTGGGTGGCCTCAGAGGTTGGTATAGACGATTACATGGCTGAGCTCATACCCATTGAGAAGTATGATGAAATAAGGAAGCTTCAGGAGGAGGGGCTGAGGGTTGTAATGGTCGGTGATGGTGTCAACGATGCCCCGGCCCTTGTACAGGCAGACATTGGTGTTGCAATAGGGGCCGGAACGGATGTTGCAATCGAGAGTGCCGATGTTGTCCTTGTGAGGAGCAACCCCCTTGACGTTGTGGACCTGATGGATCTTGCAGCAGCCACCTACAGCAAGATGAAGGAGAACCTCATCTGGGCCACAGGATACAATGTCATAGCCCTCCCTCTGGCGGCAGGAGTCCTCTACGGGCAGGGTATCATCCTCAGTCCCGCCATGGGAGCCATCCTGATGTCACTGAGCACCGTCATAGTCGCCCTGAACGCAAGGACCTTCAGCTTCAGTGGGCAGAGCGGCCGTTAA
- a CDS encoding desulfoferrodoxin, which produces MTETNQIFRCNVCGNIVEVLNPGAGQLVCCNQPMELLVARRTDVGPEKHVPVVEETGTGIRVKVGEVPHPMEENHHIQWIEVIAGDMVYRKDLNPGDNPEAEFPVEMASDFMVRIYCNIHGLWY; this is translated from the coding sequence ATGACAGAAACCAACCAGATATTCAGATGCAACGTCTGCGGAAATATCGTTGAAGTCCTTAACCCCGGAGCTGGACAGCTTGTATGCTGTAATCAGCCCATGGAACTACTGGTTGCAAGAAGAACCGATGTTGGACCAGAGAAGCATGTCCCGGTGGTCGAAGAAACCGGTACTGGCATCAGGGTTAAGGTGGGTGAGGTTCCACACCCCATGGAGGAGAACCACCACATCCAGTGGATAGAGGTTATTGCCGGAGACATGGTCTACAGGAAGGACCTGAACCCTGGAGACAATCCAGAGGCAGAGTTCCCTGTTGAGATGGCTTCAGACTTCATGGTGAGGATCTACTGCAATATACATGGTCTCTGGTACTGA